In Myxococcus fulvus, a genomic segment contains:
- a CDS encoding chloride channel protein, producing MRWTTGARVLGQWLALGALVGVVCGVASAAFLWLLEEATRLREANGGLVYALPLAGWVLGAVYARWGGPVRGGNNLVLETVHTGDAQVPLRMAPMVLVGTVLTHLFGGSAGREGTAVQMGGSLADWVAHRFRAGADLRRELLAAGIAGGFGSVFGTPVAGAVFGLEVVVVGRLGYEALLPALVASVVGDVVTRGLGIQHTVYPVPGALPLSVTVIGKWLVFAVGVAAVAVVFVEGLHRLKAGMEKRVPWLPLRMAMGGTAVVMLWLWVGTDAYLGLGVPGIVRAFEDPGLPVSVFAWKLAFTVVTLGTGFLGGEVTPLFFIGASLGNVLARMLGLPVDLGAAVGMAALFAAAANTPLALSIMAVELVGAGVLPHVMIVSTVAYVLTGHRGIYPAQRIGRRKDGGPVLGRWVPLRELESTVPGPITARPGDGGPGGQGDQGSG from the coding sequence TTGAGGTGGACGACGGGAGCGCGGGTGTTGGGGCAGTGGTTGGCGCTGGGGGCGCTGGTGGGGGTGGTGTGCGGCGTGGCGTCGGCGGCGTTCCTGTGGCTGCTGGAGGAGGCGACGCGGCTTCGGGAGGCGAACGGGGGGCTGGTGTACGCGCTGCCCTTGGCGGGGTGGGTGTTGGGGGCGGTGTATGCGCGGTGGGGCGGGCCGGTGCGAGGGGGGAACAACCTGGTGTTGGAGACGGTGCACACGGGGGATGCGCAGGTGCCGCTGCGGATGGCGCCGATGGTGCTGGTGGGGACGGTGCTGACGCACCTGTTCGGCGGGAGCGCGGGGCGGGAGGGGACGGCGGTGCAGATGGGGGGGAGCCTGGCGGACTGGGTGGCGCACCGGTTCCGGGCGGGGGCGGACTTGCGGCGGGAGTTGTTGGCCGCGGGGATTGCGGGCGGGTTCGGGTCGGTGTTCGGGACGCCGGTGGCGGGAGCGGTGTTCGGGTTGGAGGTCGTGGTGGTGGGGAGGCTGGGGTACGAGGCGCTGCTGCCGGCGCTGGTGGCCTCGGTGGTGGGGGACGTGGTGACTCGGGGGTTGGGGATTCAGCACACGGTGTATCCGGTGCCTGGGGCGTTGCCGTTGAGCGTGACTGTGATTGGGAAGTGGTTGGTGTTCGCGGTGGGGGTGGCGGCGGTGGCGGTGGTGTTCGTGGAGGGGCTGCACCGGTTGAAGGCGGGGATGGAGAAGCGGGTGCCGTGGTTGCCGTTGCGGATGGCGATGGGTGGGACGGCGGTGGTGATGTTGTGGCTGTGGGTGGGGACGGATGCGTATCTGGGGTTGGGGGTGCCGGGCATCGTGCGGGCGTTCGAGGACCCGGGGCTGCCTGTTTCTGTGTTCGCGTGGAAGCTGGCGTTCACGGTGGTGACGCTGGGAACGGGGTTCCTGGGTGGGGAAGTGACGCCGCTGTTCTTCATTGGCGCGAGCTTGGGGAATGTGCTCGCGAGGATGTTGGGGTTGCCAGTGGATTTGGGGGCGGCCGTGGGCATGGCTGCGCTGTTCGCCGCGGCGGCGAATACGCCCCTGGCGCTGTCCATCATGGCCGTGGAGTTGGTGGGGGCAGGGGTCCTGCCCCACGTGATGATTGTGTCGACGGTGGCGTATGTGCTGACGGGTCACCGGGGGATTTATCCCGCGCAGCGGATCGGGCGGCGGAAGGATGGTGGGCCGGTGTTGGGACGGTGGGTTCCGCTGCGGGAATTGGAGAGCACGGTCCCCGGGCCTATCACTGCGCGACCCGGGGACGGTGGACCTGGGGGTCAAGGCGACCAGGGCTCCGGGTAG
- a CDS encoding bestrophin family protein: MIVGRSLSWRIILRYTGIPVTVHVLFALAIIVGYRVYDASWMAVPALPVTVLAAALGVLLAFRNNSAYDRWWEARTLWGGVVNWSRSFARQVLTLLPRPGSTREELPLSELELAAVPSPLLRSAVDRPAALNAIAGARASDGAVRDRFGQARMPTDAKVSLENIAVLDSPPEEQRGIITKMVESITEDSRELIYAQMGFVHALRCHLRRQDPLPEIVRFFRPSVIEALREEHNIPSAILLWMATRLRRIYGQVSDPQKVVFLHVTMDRTLSEMTNLLGACERIKNTPLPRQYDILLYVMTRAYLVLLPLGVVEELGWLTPLVTAIIAFLFIGLDAVGRDIETPFEDDVSDTPMTALSRTIEINLRQMLGETELPQPVQPQKGLLY; encoded by the coding sequence ATGATTGTCGGTCGGAGTCTGTCCTGGCGCATCATCCTGCGTTACACGGGCATCCCCGTCACCGTGCACGTCCTCTTCGCCCTCGCCATCATCGTGGGCTACCGCGTGTATGACGCGTCCTGGATGGCGGTGCCCGCGCTGCCCGTCACCGTGCTCGCCGCGGCGCTCGGCGTGCTGCTCGCCTTCCGCAACAACTCCGCCTACGACCGCTGGTGGGAGGCGCGCACGCTGTGGGGGGGCGTGGTGAACTGGTCGCGCTCCTTCGCGCGTCAGGTGCTCACGCTGCTGCCCCGACCGGGGAGCACGCGGGAGGAGCTGCCCCTCTCCGAGCTCGAGCTGGCGGCGGTGCCCTCGCCCCTCTTGCGCAGCGCCGTGGACCGCCCCGCCGCTTTGAATGCCATCGCGGGCGCCCGCGCGAGCGACGGCGCCGTGCGCGACAGGTTCGGTCAGGCGCGCATGCCGACCGACGCCAAGGTCTCCCTGGAGAACATCGCCGTCCTCGACAGCCCGCCCGAGGAGCAGCGGGGCATCATCACCAAGATGGTGGAGAGCATCACCGAGGACTCTCGCGAGCTCATCTACGCGCAGATGGGCTTCGTGCACGCCTTGCGCTGTCACCTGCGCCGCCAGGACCCGCTGCCCGAAATCGTCCGCTTCTTCCGCCCCTCCGTCATCGAGGCCCTGCGCGAGGAGCACAACATCCCCTCCGCCATCCTCCTGTGGATGGCCACCCGCCTGCGCCGCATCTACGGCCAGGTCTCCGACCCGCAGAAGGTCGTCTTCCTCCACGTCACGATGGACCGCACGCTGTCCGAGATGACGAACCTCCTGGGCGCCTGCGAGCGCATCAAGAACACGCCGCTGCCCCGGCAGTACGACATCCTCCTGTACGTGATGACGCGCGCCTATCTCGTCCTGCTGCCGCTCGGCGTCGTCGAGGAGCTGGGCTGGCTCACGCCCCTCGTCACCGCCATCATCGCGTTCCTCTTCATCGGCCTGGACGCGGTGGGCCGCGACATCGAGACGCCCTTCGAGGATGACGTCAGCGACACGCCGATGACGGCGCTCAGCCGGACCATCGAAATCAACCTGCGGCAGATGCTGGGTGAGACGGAGCTGCCGCAGCCCGTGCAGCCGCAGAAGGGCCTCTTGTACTGA
- a CDS encoding putative metal-binding motif-containing protein, producing the protein MRRIALFLFPLLLLACSKEKEQPRVQLKVNYTSGFYKGCFRIVVKDSATQDVLDDQTVSPNRARDEAGEGAFVNVGVFQKEGWNKKVLATVTAHEFSCDKDTEGLLKGKQIRDAVTVELEFPGEGLGDTRNLTFTTPDPDHDGYLSDANGGTDCDDADGMKNPSQQEICDDKDNNCTGGVDEGLPKVPMFRDGDGDGIGGEAIQHCVPADGVRGYATVGGDCKDDDAEIAPGKADICDEKDNNCNGDTDENDDKKWYLDNDEDGVPEGPAHTVRCTSPGPKYIKYPSGPPFDCDDADARRAPNKPELCDGIDNNCASVGSVAIDENFPTKGSSCAQGCGTIQCASETSVACNAPEPDIYYQDLDGDGDGIATVIPDVNPKIVCQEGQPPVSGYALGQDGDCDDRDSARSSIQAELCDGIDNNCSAGVSDEPASCGGTLKQVASHHLSSANQQWNTVAVHSSGYPVWVAGEDGKLAIRRSASAKFESFSFGDPATPAPTDGSFAIHPNNCGDIDWKVSWVDSQGRVILGGPAGTLAVHNGTTTTNCALGGTGVNNVITGLIGFEANDVTTVYASDTQGRLFRWILGGAVSELDDNSANFYGLHGLTEEFLLAVGGNTGSGSGQRFRSYAVIPGGAATATAGVHSTNVDGNARAVWMGAANKACAVGDNGAVWRWNGGTPWTKVEPPGGAVNAAFSSVVMRYDAQNAQNPLNEHCYMVDSSTSGRLRRLTASGTWGSGPDLQANARLYDLAIAPTGDVWIVGEGGRVFHYPEP; encoded by the coding sequence ATGCGTCGCATAGCCCTATTCCTGTTCCCGTTGCTGCTCCTCGCGTGCTCCAAAGAGAAGGAGCAGCCGAGGGTTCAACTCAAGGTCAATTACACCTCTGGATTCTACAAGGGGTGTTTCCGGATTGTGGTCAAGGACTCCGCGACGCAAGACGTCCTGGATGACCAGACCGTTTCCCCCAATCGTGCGCGGGATGAGGCGGGAGAGGGCGCCTTCGTGAACGTGGGGGTGTTCCAGAAAGAGGGTTGGAACAAGAAGGTCCTGGCAACGGTCACGGCCCACGAGTTCTCGTGTGACAAAGACACTGAGGGCTTGCTGAAGGGGAAGCAGATCCGGGATGCGGTAACGGTCGAACTTGAGTTCCCTGGTGAAGGTCTCGGTGACACGAGGAACCTGACGTTCACTACGCCGGACCCCGATCACGACGGGTACCTGTCCGACGCGAACGGTGGAACGGACTGCGACGACGCTGACGGAATGAAGAACCCCTCGCAGCAGGAGATCTGCGACGACAAGGATAACAACTGCACCGGGGGAGTTGATGAGGGCCTTCCCAAGGTGCCCATGTTCCGTGATGGGGACGGAGATGGCATCGGAGGGGAGGCTATTCAGCACTGTGTGCCCGCAGATGGCGTCCGTGGGTACGCTACCGTGGGTGGGGACTGCAAAGACGACGACGCGGAAATCGCTCCCGGCAAAGCAGACATTTGCGACGAGAAGGATAACAACTGCAACGGCGACACGGACGAGAACGATGACAAGAAGTGGTACCTGGACAACGATGAGGATGGCGTCCCTGAAGGGCCAGCACACACTGTTCGGTGCACCTCGCCGGGTCCGAAGTACATAAAGTATCCCTCGGGGCCGCCGTTCGACTGCGATGATGCCGATGCTCGACGTGCTCCGAACAAGCCGGAACTCTGCGACGGCATCGACAACAACTGTGCGAGCGTCGGTAGCGTGGCGATTGACGAGAACTTCCCCACGAAGGGGAGTTCTTGTGCTCAAGGTTGCGGAACCATCCAGTGCGCGTCGGAAACCAGTGTGGCCTGCAACGCGCCTGAGCCTGACATCTACTATCAGGACCTGGATGGTGATGGGGATGGCATCGCCACGGTGATTCCGGATGTGAACCCCAAGATTGTCTGTCAGGAGGGGCAGCCTCCGGTCTCGGGCTATGCCCTGGGGCAGGATGGAGACTGCGACGACCGCGACTCCGCGAGAAGCTCGATTCAGGCAGAGCTGTGTGATGGCATCGACAACAACTGCAGTGCGGGGGTGTCTGACGAGCCTGCGTCGTGTGGCGGCACGCTGAAGCAAGTTGCTAGCCATCACCTGTCATCGGCCAATCAACAGTGGAACACGGTGGCGGTGCACTCGAGTGGCTATCCGGTGTGGGTCGCTGGGGAGGATGGAAAGCTGGCGATTCGCAGGTCTGCCAGTGCGAAGTTCGAGAGCTTCAGCTTTGGGGACCCTGCCACCCCTGCTCCCACCGATGGTAGCTTCGCGATTCATCCGAACAACTGTGGTGATATCGACTGGAAGGTCTCGTGGGTTGACTCCCAGGGGCGAGTAATCTTGGGAGGGCCAGCTGGAACATTGGCAGTTCACAATGGGACGACCACGACTAACTGTGCCTTGGGTGGGACTGGAGTCAACAATGTCATCACTGGCTTGATTGGTTTTGAAGCCAATGACGTGACGACAGTCTATGCCTCGGATACTCAAGGGAGACTCTTCCGGTGGATCCTAGGTGGGGCCGTATCCGAATTGGACGACAACTCCGCCAACTTTTATGGGTTGCATGGCTTGACGGAGGAGTTCCTGCTCGCAGTGGGTGGAAATACAGGGAGTGGAAGTGGGCAAAGGTTCCGCTCCTACGCCGTGATACCGGGTGGTGCTGCGACTGCAACCGCAGGCGTGCATTCCACAAATGTTGATGGCAACGCGAGAGCGGTGTGGATGGGCGCCGCCAACAAAGCCTGCGCGGTGGGAGACAACGGTGCGGTGTGGCGCTGGAACGGTGGAACCCCCTGGACCAAGGTGGAACCGCCGGGTGGGGCGGTCAACGCCGCCTTCTCCAGCGTGGTGATGCGCTATGACGCACAGAACGCCCAGAACCCGCTGAATGAGCATTGCTACATGGTGGATAGCAGCACGAGTGGGCGTCTGCGCAGACTGACCGCTTCCGGCACCTGGGGAAGTGGCCCTGACCTGCAGGCGAACGCGCGACTCTATGACCTTGCCATTGCGCCAACTGGCGACGTCTGGATTGTGGGCGAGGGCGGTCGCGTCTTCCACTATCCGGAACCGTAG
- the lnt gene encoding apolipoprotein N-acyltransferase, which yields MKLGRLEPSPGRHLADALVAVALTTLALWAFSSLVSPWTALGWVALTFWLAAVDRARSSKEALALGAGLSVTFSATVFQWFPAALQGYSGAPLWLCWGAMLLLAPVFQLQFVLTALARHLARRAVGERAAWLPAVTSMLVYVGVEWLAPKLFSDTLGQGFVSSERLRQFGDVAGAAGLTLALLAVNECLLGAVRVFRARGVARALRPLGAAGVLLVGLTGYGALRLSQVRAATDAAPALVVGAVQANITNYEKLKAEMGAYEVVRTVLDTHYALSDALLREAPLDVLVWPETVYPTPFGAPKSEAGAELDAEIAGYVAARNVPLVFGSYDVEDGHEFNAAMFLAPAAREGGAPERTVYRKSKLFPLTEWVPESIDSPSLREWLPWTGRWTPGPGPRTLPLRRRDGRVLKVAPLICYDTVFPSYVAEQARQGADLLLTLSNDSWFTGSPGPRLHLTHAIFRSIETRRPQVRVTNSGVSALIDASGEVLSEIGDAQRGTQVMRVPAAPGLSTLALAWGHWLGPVALVCAVALLGGAVLGARGSRR from the coding sequence TTGAAACTCGGCCGTCTGGAGCCCTCGCCCGGAAGACACCTGGCCGACGCGCTGGTCGCCGTCGCGCTCACCACCCTGGCGCTGTGGGCGTTCTCGTCGCTCGTCTCGCCGTGGACCGCGCTGGGCTGGGTGGCCCTGACGTTCTGGCTCGCGGCCGTGGACCGCGCGCGCTCGTCGAAGGAGGCCCTGGCGCTCGGCGCGGGGCTCAGTGTCACGTTCAGCGCCACGGTGTTCCAGTGGTTCCCCGCCGCGCTCCAGGGCTACTCGGGCGCGCCCCTGTGGCTGTGCTGGGGCGCCATGCTGCTGCTCGCGCCCGTGTTCCAGCTCCAGTTCGTGCTCACCGCGCTCGCGCGTCACCTGGCCCGACGCGCCGTGGGCGAGCGCGCCGCGTGGCTGCCCGCCGTGACGAGCATGCTCGTGTACGTGGGCGTCGAGTGGCTCGCGCCCAAGCTGTTCTCGGACACGCTGGGACAGGGCTTCGTCTCCTCGGAGCGACTGCGACAGTTCGGCGATGTGGCGGGCGCGGCGGGGCTCACGCTCGCGCTCCTGGCGGTCAACGAGTGTCTGCTCGGCGCGGTGCGGGTCTTCCGCGCCCGGGGCGTGGCGCGCGCGCTGCGTCCCCTGGGCGCGGCCGGGGTGCTGCTCGTGGGGCTCACGGGCTACGGGGCCTTGAGGCTCTCCCAGGTGCGCGCGGCGACGGACGCGGCTCCGGCGCTCGTGGTGGGCGCGGTGCAGGCGAACATCACGAACTACGAGAAGCTCAAGGCGGAGATGGGTGCGTACGAGGTGGTGCGCACGGTGCTCGACACGCACTACGCGCTGTCGGACGCGCTCCTGCGCGAGGCGCCGCTCGACGTGCTCGTGTGGCCGGAGACGGTGTACCCGACGCCCTTCGGTGCGCCCAAGAGCGAGGCGGGCGCGGAGCTGGACGCGGAGATTGCCGGCTACGTCGCCGCGCGGAACGTACCGCTCGTGTTCGGCTCGTACGACGTGGAGGACGGCCACGAGTTCAACGCCGCCATGTTCCTCGCGCCCGCGGCTCGCGAGGGCGGCGCTCCCGAGCGCACGGTGTACCGCAAGTCGAAGCTCTTCCCGTTGACGGAGTGGGTGCCCGAGTCCATCGACTCGCCGAGCCTGCGCGAGTGGCTGCCGTGGACGGGACGCTGGACGCCGGGCCCGGGGCCTCGGACGCTGCCGCTGCGTCGGCGGGACGGACGCGTGCTGAAGGTCGCGCCGCTCATCTGCTACGACACCGTCTTCCCGTCCTACGTCGCCGAGCAGGCGCGTCAGGGCGCGGACCTCTTGCTCACGCTGAGCAATGATTCATGGTTCACCGGCTCGCCGGGCCCGCGGTTGCACCTGACGCACGCCATCTTCCGCAGCATCGAGACGCGCAGGCCGCAGGTGCGCGTGACGAACTCCGGCGTGTCCGCGCTCATCGATGCATCCGGTGAGGTCCTCTCCGAAATCGGCGACGCGCAGCGGGGCACCCAGGTGATGCGGGTCCCCGCGGCTCCCGGGCTGTCCACGCTGGCGCTCGCCTGGGGCCACTGGCTGGGGCCCGTCGCGCTGGTGTGCGCGGTGGCGCTGCTCGGCGGCGCGGTGCTGGGGGCTCGCGGCTCCCGGCGCTGA
- a CDS encoding GMC family oxidoreductase, translating to MSTSKKTFDAVVVGSGACGGWAAKQLTEAGLNVLVLEAGRSNQADKLLWVMHRVRQKLFRYQAETDSARKQRQSVQSTTFAWPFHPHAFVDDVDNPYTTPKDAPFTWIRARQVGGRTSVKAHGRQFYRLSDFNFKAGGRDGQGPDWPLTLADLAPHYETVERWMGLHGNTDGLDTLPDSIFAASIAMNPAEQRLKERVERRWPERRVVVRRTAGAPITIPAALKTGRLTLRTHAVVDQVLHDPKTNKVTGVRYIDSDTGKAHEAHGRVVVLAAGTIETTRLMLHSKSAAFPEGLANSSGQLGRNLMDHTYLLGIEAKMNLPASEQRAEQSWAYIPQFRNVTSPADGFSRGYGVQVFTFGDSCHFVPFGEMVPRADNRVTLNPTVKDRWGIPAAHIECRHSDNELRMCADAVAACQEMMKEAGFTVEKVNDTLSTPGMAIHEVGTARMGTSPSTSVLNAWNQSWDVPNLFVMDGSAFPSQGPQNPTLTMMALAVRASAHLVSELKAGRL from the coding sequence GTGAGCACGTCCAAGAAGACTTTCGATGCGGTGGTGGTGGGCTCCGGCGCGTGTGGTGGCTGGGCGGCCAAGCAGCTCACCGAGGCGGGGCTGAACGTCCTGGTGCTGGAGGCGGGGCGCAGCAACCAGGCGGACAAGCTGCTGTGGGTGATGCACCGGGTCCGCCAGAAGCTCTTCCGCTACCAGGCGGAGACGGACAGCGCGCGCAAGCAGCGCCAGTCGGTGCAGTCCACCACCTTCGCATGGCCCTTCCATCCGCACGCCTTCGTGGATGACGTCGACAACCCGTACACCACGCCGAAGGACGCGCCCTTCACGTGGATTCGCGCCCGGCAGGTGGGCGGACGCACCTCGGTGAAGGCGCACGGCCGGCAGTTCTACCGGCTGTCGGACTTCAACTTCAAAGCAGGCGGGCGCGACGGCCAGGGCCCAGACTGGCCGCTGACGCTGGCGGACCTGGCGCCGCACTACGAGACGGTGGAGCGGTGGATGGGCCTCCACGGCAACACAGACGGGCTGGACACGCTGCCCGACTCCATCTTCGCCGCGTCCATCGCGATGAACCCGGCCGAGCAGCGCCTGAAGGAGCGCGTGGAGCGCCGCTGGCCCGAGCGCCGCGTCGTCGTGCGCCGCACCGCGGGCGCCCCCATCACCATCCCCGCCGCGCTCAAGACGGGCCGGCTCACCCTGCGCACGCACGCGGTGGTGGACCAGGTGCTGCACGACCCGAAGACGAACAAAGTCACGGGCGTGCGGTACATCGACTCGGACACGGGCAAGGCGCACGAGGCCCACGGCCGCGTGGTGGTGCTCGCCGCGGGGACCATCGAGACGACGCGCCTCATGCTGCACTCGAAGAGCGCCGCGTTCCCGGAGGGCCTCGCCAACTCCTCGGGGCAGCTGGGCCGCAACCTGATGGACCACACGTACCTGCTCGGCATCGAGGCGAAGATGAACCTGCCCGCCTCCGAGCAGCGCGCCGAGCAGAGCTGGGCGTACATCCCCCAGTTCCGCAACGTCACCTCCCCCGCCGACGGCTTCTCACGCGGCTACGGCGTGCAGGTGTTCACCTTCGGGGACTCGTGCCACTTCGTGCCCTTCGGGGAGATGGTGCCGCGCGCGGACAACCGCGTCACGTTGAACCCCACCGTGAAGGACCGCTGGGGGATTCCCGCGGCGCACATCGAGTGCCGTCACTCGGACAACGAGCTGCGCATGTGCGCGGACGCCGTGGCCGCCTGCCAGGAGATGATGAAGGAGGCGGGCTTCACGGTGGAGAAGGTGAACGACACCCTCTCCACGCCGGGCATGGCCATCCACGAGGTGGGCACCGCGCGCATGGGGACGAGCCCCAGCACGTCCGTGCTCAACGCGTGGAACCAGAGCTGGGACGTGCCCAACCTCTTCGTGATGGATGGCTCGGCGTTCCCCTCGCAGGGACCGCAGAACCCCACGCTGACGATGATGGCCCTGGCCGTGCGAGCCAGCGCGCACCTGGTCAGCGAGCTCAAGGCCGGCAGGCTCTGA
- a CDS encoding putative metal-binding motif-containing protein, which produces MSRVGGLIVACLLGLGGCSVPSLEELEAERGVRIRVQYTPGFRAGCIVMQTEDAANPANVTEQSFGSERLANASPPLELRVSRQVGWGKQLQVTIRAHEQNCTGQLVDEAVVAVDLSGTGRKSPIPVTLETPDEDGDGYVASTAGGADCDDGDAMRSPSQQEICDDKDNNCRDGVDEGLALVAMFRDADGDGVGGEAIQHCVPAAGVRGYAMVGGDCRDNDAEVAPGKTELCDEKDNNCDGTTDEGHDTKWYLDNDEDGVPQGPAFTSQCTSPGPKYMKYPSGSPFDCDDADARRAPNKPELCDGIDNNCASVGGVAIDETFPTKGSSCAQGCGTIQCAADSNSVSCNAPEPDIYYQDQDRDGDGVATVIPDVNPKIVCQGDAPPVSGYALGQDGDCDDRDSARSSIQAELCDGIDNNCNAGVSDEPASCGGTLKQVASHHLSSANQQWNTVAVHSSGYPVWVAGEDGKLAVRRSASAKFESFSFGDPAAPAPTDGSIAIRPNNCGDVDWRVSWVDSSGRVFLGGASGTLAIHNGSSDACAVGGTGQSSSITGLVGFGTGVPVLYVTDSAGKLFRWILGGAVSELDDNSANFYGLHGLTEEFLLAVGGNTGSGSGQRFRSYAVIPGGAATATAGVHSTNVDGNARAVWMGAANKACAVGDNGAVWRWNGGTPWTRVEPSGGVNTSFSSVVMRYDAQNAQNPLNEHCYMVDSSTSGRLRRLTPTGTWGSGPDLQANARLYDVAIATTGDVWIVGEGGRVFHYPEPWSP; this is translated from the coding sequence ATGAGCCGCGTGGGGGGACTGATTGTTGCTTGCTTGCTGGGTCTGGGTGGCTGTTCCGTACCGAGTCTCGAAGAGCTTGAAGCAGAGCGTGGCGTCCGCATCAGGGTCCAGTACACGCCGGGCTTCAGGGCCGGCTGCATCGTGATGCAGACCGAGGATGCGGCGAATCCTGCGAACGTCACAGAGCAGTCGTTTGGAAGTGAGCGACTTGCAAACGCATCACCTCCGCTGGAGCTCAGGGTCTCCCGGCAAGTCGGTTGGGGGAAACAACTCCAAGTCACGATCCGTGCACACGAGCAGAACTGCACAGGACAGCTTGTGGACGAGGCTGTCGTGGCTGTCGACCTTTCCGGCACAGGCCGTAAGTCACCGATTCCGGTGACTCTTGAAACACCGGACGAGGATGGTGACGGGTATGTCGCCAGCACGGCGGGTGGCGCGGACTGCGACGATGGGGACGCGATGCGGAGCCCTTCGCAGCAGGAAATCTGCGACGACAAGGATAATAACTGTCGTGACGGAGTCGACGAGGGACTAGCCCTGGTCGCCATGTTCCGCGATGCGGACGGAGATGGGGTCGGTGGCGAGGCGATTCAGCACTGTGTCCCGGCGGCAGGTGTCCGTGGATACGCGATGGTTGGCGGGGATTGCAGAGACAATGACGCGGAGGTCGCTCCCGGCAAGACGGAACTTTGCGACGAGAAGGACAACAACTGCGACGGGACGACGGACGAGGGCCACGATACGAAGTGGTACCTGGACAATGACGAGGATGGTGTTCCGCAGGGACCTGCGTTCACCTCGCAGTGCACGTCACCGGGACCCAAGTACATGAAGTATCCCTCGGGGTCTCCGTTCGACTGCGATGATGCAGACGCTCGACGCGCTCCGAACAAGCCGGAACTCTGCGACGGCATCGACAACAACTGTGCGAGTGTCGGTGGCGTGGCGATTGACGAGACCTTCCCCACGAAGGGGAGTTCTTGTGCTCAAGGTTGCGGAACCATCCAGTGTGCTGCGGATAGCAACAGCGTATCCTGCAACGCGCCTGAGCCTGACATCTATTATCAGGACCAGGATCGTGACGGAGATGGTGTTGCCACGGTGATTCCGGACGTGAACCCCAAGATTGTCTGTCAGGGGGATGCGCCTCCGGTTTCTGGCTATGCTTTGGGGCAGGATGGAGATTGCGACGACCGCGACTCCGCGAGGAGTTCGATTCAGGCCGAGTTGTGTGATGGCATCGACAACAACTGCAATGCGGGCGTGTCTGACGAGCCTGCGTCGTGTGGTGGCACACTGAAGCAGGTTGCCAGCCATCACCTGTCATCGGCCAATCAACAGTGGAACACGGTGGCGGTGCACTCGAGTGGCTATCCGGTGTGGGTGGCTGGAGAGGATGGAAAGCTGGCGGTGCGCAGGTCCGCCAGTGCGAAGTTCGAGAGCTTCAGCTTTGGAGACCCGGCCGCTCCTGCTCCAACCGATGGAAGTATCGCAATTCGTCCGAACAACTGTGGTGATGTCGACTGGCGAGTCTCTTGGGTGGATTCTAGCGGGAGGGTATTCCTGGGAGGTGCATCAGGAACGCTGGCTATCCATAATGGGTCCTCCGATGCATGCGCCGTAGGCGGTACAGGACAATCCTCAAGTATCACGGGGCTTGTGGGATTTGGGACTGGAGTTCCTGTCCTCTACGTCACCGACTCAGCCGGGAAATTATTCCGCTGGATTCTAGGTGGGGCCGTATCCGAATTGGACGACAACTCCGCCAACTTTTATGGGTTGCATGGCTTGACGGAGGAGTTCCTGCTCGCAGTGGGTGGAAATACAGGGAGTGGAAGTGGGCAAAGGTTCCGCTCCTACGCCGTGATACCGGGTGGTGCTGCGACTGCAACCGCAGGCGTGCATTCCACCAATGTTGATGGTAACGCGAGAGCGGTGTGGATGGGTGCCGCCAACAAAGCCTGCGCGGTGGGAGACAACGGTGCGGTGTGGCGCTGGAACGGTGGAACGCCTTGGACCAGGGTGGAGCCTTCCGGTGGAGTGAACACCTCGTTCTCCAGTGTGGTGATGCGCTATGACGCACAGAACGCGCAGAACCCGCTGAATGAGCATTGCTACATGGTGGACAGCAGCACGAGTGGGCGTCTGCGAAGACTGACCCCTACCGGCACCTGGGGAAGTGGCCCGGACCTGCAGGCGAACGCGCGACTCTACGACGTTGCCATTGCAACGACTGGCGACGTTTGGATCGTGGGCGAGGGCGGCCGAGTTTTCCACTACCCGGAGCCCTGGTCGCCTTGA